A part of Brassica rapa cultivar Chiifu-401-42 chromosome A05, CAAS_Brap_v3.01, whole genome shotgun sequence genomic DNA contains:
- the LOC103868798 gene encoding transmembrane protein 50A isoform X1, whose translation MDLAELWAIFGPGFSGAVFGTGWWFWVDAVVCSSIQVPFLHYLPGFPFNAGIFASLGALMFNCVRKEDIDYSPYDEGEWRLKLWLFIAYVVAFVSLAASVGLLIQDSVVKTGPSTWTGVAGVFQCVFVLIRNHPYKLDRFVVVMTNPYYIII comes from the exons ATGGACTTAGCTGAACTTTGGGCGATTTTCGGGCCGGGTTTCTCCGGCGCTGTTTTCGGCACCGGCTGGTGGTTTTGGGTCGACGCCGTCGTATGCAGCTCCATCCAAGTTCCCTTCCTCCACTACCTTCCCG GGTTTCCGTTTAACGCAGGCATATTCGCCTCTCTCGGAGCATTGATGTTCAATTGCGTCAGAAAAGAAGATATCGATTACTCTCCTTATGACGAAGGCGAATGGAG GTTGAAGCTATGGCTTTTCATAGCGTATGTCGTGGCGTTTGTTTCCCTAGCTGCTTCTGTTGGTTTGCTGATTCAAGATTCGGTCGTCAAAACTGGGCCTTCCACCTGGACTGGTGTCGCCGGTGTCTTTCAATGTGTATTTGTATTGATAAG GAATCATCCTTACAAACTCGATAGATTTGTAGTGGTAATGACCAATCCATACTACATCATTATATAA
- the LOC103868798 gene encoding transmembrane protein 50A isoform X4, which produces MDLAELWAIFGPGFSGAVFGTGWWFWVDAVVCSSIQVPFLHYLPGIFASLGALMFNCVRKEDIDYSPYDEGEWRLKLWLFIAYVVAFVSLAASVGLLIQDSVVKTGPSTWTGVAGVFQCVFVLISGLMYWTSHSE; this is translated from the exons ATGGACTTAGCTGAACTTTGGGCGATTTTCGGGCCGGGTTTCTCCGGCGCTGTTTTCGGCACCGGCTGGTGGTTTTGGGTCGACGCCGTCGTATGCAGCTCCATCCAAGTTCCCTTCCTCCACTACCTTCCCG GCATATTCGCCTCTCTCGGAGCATTGATGTTCAATTGCGTCAGAAAAGAAGATATCGATTACTCTCCTTATGACGAAGGCGAATGGAG GTTGAAGCTATGGCTTTTCATAGCGTATGTCGTGGCGTTTGTTTCCCTAGCTGCTTCTGTTGGTTTGCTGATTCAAGATTCGGTCGTCAAAACTGGGCCTTCCACCTGGACTGGTGTCGCCGGTGTCTTTCAATGTGTATTTGTATTGATAAG TGGGCTAATGTATTGGACATCACACTCCGAGTAA
- the LOC103868798 gene encoding transmembrane protein 50A isoform X3, which yields MDLAELWAIFGPGFSGAVFGTGWWFWVDAVVCSSIQVPFLHYLPGFPFNAGIFASLGALMFNCVRKEDIDYSPYDEGEWRLKLWLFIAYVVAFVSLAASVGLLIQDSVVKTGPSTWTGVAGVFQCVFVLISGLMYWTSHSE from the exons ATGGACTTAGCTGAACTTTGGGCGATTTTCGGGCCGGGTTTCTCCGGCGCTGTTTTCGGCACCGGCTGGTGGTTTTGGGTCGACGCCGTCGTATGCAGCTCCATCCAAGTTCCCTTCCTCCACTACCTTCCCG GGTTTCCGTTTAACGCAGGCATATTCGCCTCTCTCGGAGCATTGATGTTCAATTGCGTCAGAAAAGAAGATATCGATTACTCTCCTTATGACGAAGGCGAATGGAG GTTGAAGCTATGGCTTTTCATAGCGTATGTCGTGGCGTTTGTTTCCCTAGCTGCTTCTGTTGGTTTGCTGATTCAAGATTCGGTCGTCAAAACTGGGCCTTCCACCTGGACTGGTGTCGCCGGTGTCTTTCAATGTGTATTTGTATTGATAAG TGGGCTAATGTATTGGACATCACACTCCGAGTAA
- the LOC103868798 gene encoding transmembrane protein 50A isoform X2, with translation MDLAELWAIFGPGFSGAVFGTGWWFWVDAVVCSSIQVPFLHYLPGIFASLGALMFNCVRKEDIDYSPYDEGEWRLKLWLFIAYVVAFVSLAASVGLLIQDSVVKTGPSTWTGVAGVFQCVFVLIRNHPYKLDRFVVVMTNPYYIII, from the exons ATGGACTTAGCTGAACTTTGGGCGATTTTCGGGCCGGGTTTCTCCGGCGCTGTTTTCGGCACCGGCTGGTGGTTTTGGGTCGACGCCGTCGTATGCAGCTCCATCCAAGTTCCCTTCCTCCACTACCTTCCCG GCATATTCGCCTCTCTCGGAGCATTGATGTTCAATTGCGTCAGAAAAGAAGATATCGATTACTCTCCTTATGACGAAGGCGAATGGAG GTTGAAGCTATGGCTTTTCATAGCGTATGTCGTGGCGTTTGTTTCCCTAGCTGCTTCTGTTGGTTTGCTGATTCAAGATTCGGTCGTCAAAACTGGGCCTTCCACCTGGACTGGTGTCGCCGGTGTCTTTCAATGTGTATTTGTATTGATAAG GAATCATCCTTACAAACTCGATAGATTTGTAGTGGTAATGACCAATCCATACTACATCATTATATAA